The following coding sequences are from one Eptesicus fuscus isolate TK198812 chromosome 7, DD_ASM_mEF_20220401, whole genome shotgun sequence window:
- the EID3 gene encoding EP300-interacting inhibitor of differentiation 3 produces the protein MSDEKDSLRGDEEKGEEPAVRAIPRSAFSLTQAGEVDPLKLEAALAADGFSDCCSEDCSDDLSCAAAHIDPNLLLLVADEEKCRNIRRQYRQLIYNVQQNREDIVNTASDSLTEALEEANVLFDGVSRTREAALDAQFLVLASDLGKEKAKQLNSDMSFFNQVAFCDFLFIFVGLNWMEDDEHDALNGCDDNIVLSFWETVHKEATSWMSQAETFHFIFGSFKSESSAPKRRPGHHKKAHRVEENVDMPTKLRRLDLSSNQEGTEKEVERILGLLQTYFRKYPDTPVSYFEFVIDPNSFSRTVENIFYVSFIIRDGFARIRLDQDRLPILEPINVNQVGEDNDPSSHGRKQGVISLSLQDWKNIVATFEISEAMITSSY, from the coding sequence ATGTCTGATGAAAAAGATTCCCTGAGGGGAGacgaagagaaaggagaggagccGGCGGTGCGCGCCATCCCCCGGAGTGCGTTCTCTCTGACGCAGGCGGGGGAGGTGGACCCCCTGAAGCTGGAAGCGGCGTTGGCGGCTGACGGCTTCTCTGACTGCTGCTCCGAGGACTGCTCCGACGACCTCAGCTGTGCGGCAGCCCACATAGACCCCAACCTCCTCCTGCTTGTGGCCGACGAGGAGAAATGCCGGAATATCCGCAGGCAGTACCGGCAGCTCATCTACAACGTCCAGCAGAACCGGGAAGACATCGTGAACACGGCGAGCGACTCCTTAACCGAGGCTCTGGAGGAAGCCAACGTCCTGTTCGATGGAGTGAGCCGAACCCGGGAAGCCGCGCTCGATGCCCAGTTTCTCGTTTTGGCTTCTGATTTGGGTAAAGAAAAGGCAAAGCAGCTAAACTCTGATATGAGCTTTTTTAATCAAGTAGCATTTTgtgattttctgtttattttcgtGGGTCTCAACTGGATGGAAGATGATGAGCACGATGCGTTGAATGGTTGCGATGATAACATAGTTCTTTCCTTCTGGGAGACAGTCCATAAGGAAGCAACATCCTGGATGTCGCAAGCTGAAACATTCCACTTTATTTTCGGTTCTTTCAAGTCCGAGTCTTCTGCGCCAAAGCGGCGACCTGGACACCATAAAAAAGCTCACAGGGTGGAAGAAAATGTGGATATGCCTACAAAGCTGAGGAGGCTGGACCTGAGTAGCAATCAAGAAGGGAcagaaaaagaagtagaaagaatCTTGGGGTTGTTGCAAACGTATTTTCGAAAGTATCCTGACACTCCTGTGTCCTATTTTGAGTTTGTGATTGATCCGAATTCTTTTTCTCGCACCGTGGAGAATATATTCTACGTTTCTTTCATTATAAGGGATGGTTTTGCAAGAATAAGGCTTGATCAAGACAGGCTGCCAATATTAGAGCCAATTAACGTTAACCAAGTGGGTGAGGACAATGATCCCAGTTCCCATGGCAGGAAACAAGGAGTTATATCTTTGAGTTTACAGGACTGGAAAAATATTGTGGCAACTTTTGAAATTTCAGAGGCTATGATCACAAGCtcttactaa